The following are from one region of the Aspergillus luchuensis IFO 4308 DNA, chromosome 4, nearly complete sequence genome:
- a CDS encoding alpha/beta hydrolase (COG:S;~EggNog:ENOG410PW0T;~InterPro:IPR000073,IPR029058;~MEROPS:MER0037236;~PFAM:PF12697,PF00561), with amino-acid sequence MPLTYSTIPLKVNGVRLEISTIHNNKLNSNPPIVFLHGFGSCKEDLADISVHPSFQEYAYLAFDAPGCGHSHTDDLSVVDIPFLVATAEAVLAHFDIDRFHLMGHSMGGLTALLLAHQHPDRVLSFVDIKGNLAPEDCFLSRQIFQFPADDPEAFMDAFIARTATAESYASPLYASTLRARVRSGAVRPIFESMVRLSDEGDLMSMFLRLPCRKMFMFGEENQGLSYLPRLEGEGVDLAMIVESGHFPMYSNPVEMYRKIAGFLGSRV; translated from the coding sequence ATGCCGCTCACATACTCAACCATCCCGCTCAAAGTCAATGGCGTGCGACTCGaaatctccaccatccacaatAACAAGCTCAACTCCAACCCACCAATTGTCTTCCTGCACGGCTTCGGCTCCTGTAAAGAAGACCTAGCCGATATAAGCGTGCATCCATCGTTCCAGGAATATGCCTATCTGGCCTTCGACGCTCCGGGATGCGGACACTCACATACCGACGACCTCTCCGTCGTTGACATACCCTTCCTAGTCGCCACCGCGGAAGCGGTCCTCGCGCATTTCGATATTGATCGGTTCCACCTCATGGGCCATTCCATGGGCGGACTTACTGCCCTCTTACTGGCACATCAGCACCCCGATCGTGTGCTAAGCTTCGTCGACATTAAAGGGAATCTTGCCCCCGAGGACTGCTTCCTTAGTCGTCAGATTTTCCAGTTCCCAGCTGATGATCCCGAGGCGTTTATGGATGCTTTCATTGCTCGTACGGCGACGGCAGAGTCGTATGCTAGTCCGTTGTATGCGAGTACGCTGCGCGCGAGGGTCCGGTCGGGTGCTGTGAGGCCGATTTTTGAGTCGATGGTTAGGTTGTCAGATGAGGGGGATCTGATGAGCATGTTTTTGAGGCTGCCGTGTAGAAAGATGTTTATGTTCGGGGAGGAGAATCAAGGGTTGTCGTATTTGCCGAggttggaaggagagggagtggacTTGGCGATGATTGTCGAGAGTGGACATTTTCCCATGTATTCAAATCCAGTCGAGATGTATCGCAAGATTGCTGGTTTTTTGGGGAGCAGGGTATGA
- a CDS encoding HpcH/HpaI aldolase family protein (COG:G;~EggNog:ENOG410PJK5;~InterPro:IPR030395,IPR005000,IPR015813,IPR040442;~PFAM:PF03328;~go_function: GO:0003824 - catalytic activity [Evidence IEA];~go_function: GO:0008081 - phosphoric diester hydrolase activity [Evidence IEA];~go_process: GO:0006629 - lipid metabolic process [Evidence IEA]) produces MTIATFNPQLRLLNALRANAKPIMTFLGLPSFRTAQIVAQTGLDGIIIDCEHGHISDDSMHSATAAIASLGVSPLVRLRMTHSDLIKRALDAGAHGIVVPQINTAEEAQTVVSYSKFPPQGLRGQGSAFPAFTHSIDLSTYIKTANETLITCIQIETKQGVENVEEICAVPGVDMIFIGPNDLALSILGYVPARGDEPEFVQAIEKIVAGARKHGKWVGRLSNNGTLGREHLKVFDTVALSYDIRAMQNWYTSELQVARS; encoded by the exons ATGACAATCGCAACTTTCAACCCGCAACTGCGACTCCTCAATGCTCTCCGAGCAAATGCAAAGCCCATAATGACCTTCCTGGGCCTTCCCTCTTTTCGCACCGCTCAAATAGTAGCCCAGACCGGCCTTGAC GGCATCATCATTGACTGCGAGCATGGTCACATAAGCGACGACTCAATGCACAGTGCAACAGCAGCTATAGCTTCTCTAGGCGTATCGCCGCTTGTGCGTTTACGAATGACTCACTCGGACTTGATTAAACGGGCCCTGGATGCCGGCGCGCA CGGAATTGTGGTCCCACAAATAAACAccgcagaagaagcccaaaCAGTAGTCTCTTATTCCAAGTTTCCTCCACAAGGGCTTCGCGGACAAGGATCGGCATTTCCGGCATTTACACATAGTATTGACCTGTCGACGTATATCAAGACAGCGAATGAAACCTTGATTACATGTATTCAAATCGAAACTAAACAAGGAGTCGAGAATGTTGAGGAAATTTGTGCGGTCCCTGGTGTTG ATATGATTTTCATAGGTCCAAACGATCTAGCTCTGTCAATATTGGGGTATGTCCCCGCGAGAGGTGACGAGCCTGAGTTTGTGCAAGCAATCGAAAAAATTGTTGCCGGGGCCAGGAAACACGGGAAATGGGTTGGTCGGCTGTCGAATAATGGGACGTTGGGCAGGGAGCACTTGAAGGTCTTTGATACAGTGGCGTTGAGCTATGACATCCGTGCTATGCAGAATTGGTATACTAGTGAGTTGCAGGTGGCGCGGTCGTGA